A single window of Micrococcaceae bacterium Sec5.1 DNA harbors:
- a CDS encoding 5-oxoprolinase/urea amidolyase family protein, whose product MQTTTAKQSATAKQLATAKRVRSVRPVGTRAVLAELDGLQDVLALQDMLYKSPLPGQVDVLAAAETVMVVGESAAATRAIGARLLELELTATEVTDSGLVVIDTVYDGDDLADVAELTGLSVEGVIAAHTGQIWTVAFAGFAPGFGYMVGENEVLTVPRRSSPRTAVPAGSVALGGQYSAVYPRRSPGGWQLIGRTGARMWDLDRPQPALVRPGDRVQYRAVREVVTAGAEHQAEPDADHHTDSGLRILNPGAQSIIEDLGRRGYGALGVSAAGALDRASLRRANRLVGNTSSAAAIETVNGGLTVEAVGDQVIAVTGAPTTLTVQSPSSTDSEESDDAQDAVRSVAMAAPFALLHGEVLTLGPPEAGFRNYVAIRGGIAVPEVLGSRSADTMSGIGPAPLVIGQELPTGDATDSTAVGSPELQPEFPGTGVTVLEVVPGPRADWFDQSAIESLTSQEWLVTPQSNRVGMRLDGTPLQRAREGELPSEGTMAGALQIPPAGLPVLFLADHPITGGYPVIGVVRDEHLDLAGQVPIGGRIRFRMVPDSPDFTKTPEK is encoded by the coding sequence ATGCAAACGACCACCGCGAAGCAATCGGCTACAGCGAAGCAATTGGCTACAGCGAAAAGGGTCCGCTCCGTGCGACCCGTCGGCACCCGTGCCGTCCTTGCGGAGCTGGATGGGCTGCAGGACGTACTGGCCCTGCAGGATATGCTCTACAAGTCTCCACTCCCGGGCCAGGTAGACGTCCTGGCAGCAGCCGAAACAGTGATGGTCGTTGGCGAATCCGCTGCGGCAACGCGCGCCATCGGCGCCCGTTTGCTCGAACTGGAACTCACCGCGACCGAGGTTACTGACTCCGGGCTGGTGGTCATCGATACCGTGTACGACGGCGATGACCTCGCCGATGTCGCGGAGCTCACCGGGCTGAGCGTGGAGGGCGTCATTGCAGCCCACACAGGCCAGATCTGGACTGTTGCATTCGCAGGCTTCGCTCCCGGATTCGGCTACATGGTGGGCGAGAACGAAGTCCTCACGGTTCCCCGCCGCTCCTCGCCGCGCACCGCAGTTCCCGCTGGATCCGTGGCCCTCGGCGGTCAGTACTCGGCTGTCTATCCCCGGCGTTCTCCCGGCGGTTGGCAGCTGATTGGCCGAACGGGAGCCCGAATGTGGGACCTTGACCGTCCCCAACCGGCCCTGGTTCGGCCCGGTGACAGAGTGCAGTACCGCGCTGTTCGGGAGGTTGTCACAGCCGGTGCCGAGCATCAAGCTGAACCCGACGCTGATCACCACACGGACTCCGGCCTACGGATACTCAACCCCGGCGCTCAGAGCATCATCGAGGATCTGGGCCGCAGAGGCTACGGGGCCTTGGGGGTTTCGGCGGCCGGTGCCTTGGACCGGGCATCGCTCCGCCGGGCCAACCGTCTTGTCGGCAACACTTCCTCGGCCGCAGCCATCGAGACCGTCAATGGCGGGCTGACCGTGGAAGCGGTTGGGGATCAGGTGATTGCCGTGACAGGTGCACCTACCACCCTGACCGTCCAGTCGCCGTCGTCGACTGATTCCGAGGAGTCTGACGACGCCCAGGACGCAGTGCGCAGCGTCGCGATGGCTGCTCCATTCGCCTTGCTCCATGGTGAAGTACTTACCCTCGGACCGCCCGAGGCCGGGTTCCGGAACTACGTCGCAATCCGCGGCGGCATCGCGGTTCCCGAAGTCCTGGGGAGTCGTTCGGCCGATACGATGTCCGGGATCGGACCCGCCCCACTGGTGATTGGGCAGGAGCTCCCGACGGGCGATGCCACGGATTCAACGGCCGTTGGAAGCCCGGAGTTGCAACCGGAATTTCCGGGTACCGGTGTGACTGTGCTCGAGGTGGTTCCGGGACCCCGTGCTGATTGGTTCGATCAATCGGCCATCGAGTCCCTAACAAGCCAGGAATGGCTGGTCACACCACAATCCAACCGCGTCGGCATGCGATTGGACGGTACTCCTCTCCAGCGCGCCCGCGAGGGTGAACTTCCCAGTGAGGGGACTATGGCTGGTGCCCTCCAGATCCCGCCCGCCGGCCTCCCCGTTTTGTTCTTGGCCGACCATCCCATTACCGGTGGTTACCCCGTAATCGGCGTGGTTCGCGACGAACACCTTGACCTTGCCGGGCAAGTGCCTATTGGCGGACGGATCCGGTTCCGGATGGTCCCCGATTCCCCCGACTTCACAAAGACCCCAGAGAAGTGA
- a CDS encoding biotin carboxylase N-terminal domain-containing protein, whose product MRKVLIANRGEIAVRVARACDDAGISSVAVYADIDADAMHVGAADEAYSLGGNSPAETYLNVGKLLAVAEQSGADAVHPGYGFLSENADFAQAVLDAGLEWIGPSPESIRQLGNKITAREIAIRAGAPLVAGSDGPVATAAEARAFAEEHGLPVAIKAAFGGGGRGLKVVRELAEVEEAFDSAVREAITAFGRGECFVEQYLDRPRHVEAQVIADTHGNVVVVGTRDCSLQRRHQKLVEEAPAPFLSDSQQQQIYDAAKAIVREAGYYGAGTVEFLVSADGAVAFLEVNTRLQVEHPITEETAGIDLVQEQFRIAAGLPLSITEDPLARGHSFEFRINAEDVGRGFLPSPGAVASFQAPTGPGIRLDTGVRAGSFIAPQFDSLLAKLIVTGADRQQALRRARRALAEMEITGLPTVLPFHRAVVESDDFTSVAGLRVHTRWIETDFADQIPVDSEYNVVAPSGVRRTITVDVDGKRLAVGLPADLLDGWARSGQGLPSGSVVTGLPSDYLEGPDSGGESPAESALVSTMAGTVVKWLVEPGTEVLAGDPLLVVEAMKMETQVAAHRAGTLSEVLSAPGGVVTAGAVLAHIQ is encoded by the coding sequence ATGCGAAAGGTCCTGATTGCGAACCGCGGAGAGATCGCCGTTCGCGTCGCCCGAGCCTGCGATGACGCCGGCATTTCGTCCGTGGCCGTCTACGCGGACATCGACGCCGACGCCATGCACGTAGGTGCTGCGGATGAAGCCTATAGCCTGGGCGGAAACAGCCCTGCTGAGACCTACCTGAACGTTGGGAAGCTGCTCGCCGTTGCGGAACAGTCGGGGGCTGACGCCGTCCATCCCGGCTATGGCTTCCTCTCGGAAAACGCCGACTTTGCGCAAGCAGTCCTCGACGCCGGACTCGAGTGGATCGGTCCCTCGCCTGAGTCGATCCGACAGTTGGGCAACAAGATCACGGCCCGCGAGATCGCCATCCGTGCTGGTGCGCCTCTTGTGGCCGGCAGTGATGGGCCGGTTGCCACTGCCGCCGAAGCCCGGGCCTTTGCCGAGGAACACGGACTTCCGGTCGCTATCAAGGCTGCCTTCGGCGGGGGTGGTCGGGGGCTCAAGGTGGTCCGCGAACTCGCCGAAGTGGAGGAGGCTTTCGATTCCGCAGTGCGTGAAGCCATCACAGCATTCGGGCGCGGTGAATGCTTCGTGGAACAGTACCTGGACAGGCCGCGGCACGTGGAGGCGCAGGTCATCGCCGATACCCATGGCAACGTCGTTGTGGTGGGTACGCGCGACTGCTCCCTCCAACGCCGTCACCAGAAGCTCGTGGAAGAGGCACCTGCACCTTTCCTCAGCGATTCCCAGCAGCAACAAATCTATGACGCCGCCAAAGCGATCGTCCGCGAGGCCGGCTACTACGGCGCCGGGACTGTTGAATTCCTGGTCTCCGCAGATGGGGCCGTGGCCTTCCTTGAGGTAAACACGCGCCTGCAGGTGGAGCACCCGATAACCGAGGAAACGGCTGGGATTGACCTCGTTCAGGAGCAGTTCCGTATTGCGGCCGGTCTGCCCTTGAGCATTACAGAGGATCCTCTAGCCCGCGGCCATTCGTTTGAGTTCCGCATCAACGCTGAGGACGTTGGCCGCGGATTCCTGCCCTCCCCGGGCGCAGTGGCATCGTTCCAAGCGCCCACGGGTCCCGGCATTCGTTTGGACACCGGCGTGCGGGCGGGCTCGTTTATTGCACCGCAGTTTGATTCGCTCTTGGCCAAATTGATTGTTACTGGTGCCGACCGCCAGCAAGCGCTGCGGCGTGCACGCCGTGCACTTGCCGAAATGGAGATCACCGGACTGCCCACCGTGTTGCCGTTCCACCGCGCTGTAGTGGAGTCCGATGACTTTACATCCGTAGCCGGGCTGCGCGTTCACACCCGATGGATCGAGACAGACTTCGCAGACCAGATCCCCGTTGATTCCGAATACAACGTGGTTGCCCCGAGTGGGGTGCGGCGCACCATCACCGTTGATGTCGACGGCAAGCGGCTGGCCGTGGGACTTCCGGCTGATCTTCTGGATGGTTGGGCGCGGTCAGGGCAGGGGCTCCCCTCAGGTTCGGTTGTCACTGGGCTACCGAGTGATTACCTGGAAGGACCTGATTCAGGGGGAGAATCGCCAGCGGAGTCAGCTCTGGTCTCCACCATGGCCGGCACAGTGGTGAAGTGGCTCGTGGAGCCCGGGACCGAAGTCTTGGCAGGTGACCCCTTGCTGGTGGTGGAGGCCATGAAGATGGAAACGCAGGTGGCAGCACACCGTGCAGGTACGCTCTCTGAGGTGCTCTCGGCACCCGGCGGTGTGGTGACCGCGGGAGCCGTGCTGGCCCACATTCAGTAG
- a CDS encoding D-arabinono-1,4-lactone oxidase, protein MKNWAGNLEYSSAEVQRPTSVDQLRELVANASRIKALGSRHSFNNVADTDGIHLLLDALPQEISLDPSKGTVKVSGGISYGALCRAVEEQGYAIHNLASLPHISVAGAIQTGTHGSGVGNPSLAGAVESINLVRANGELVTLTPDDDEFLASVVGLGALGIVTGLELAVRPSYQMRQRVLTGLPWERALSDFANIASAAYSVSFFTNYTGESIPQVWLKALDTEAPLPDLFGATAATTAMHPLPDMSAENCTGQLDEPGKWLDRLPHFRHEFTPSNGEELQSEFLLPLEHAPAALEAVRELADKLAPLLFISEIRTVAADEFWLSPFYRQQSVALHFTWKPLQAQVEAVLPELEEALRPFGARPHWGKLFTPSLYDFAALYPRFEDFCSLAVTKDPSGKFRNDLLESVLGISAATHA, encoded by the coding sequence ATGAAGAACTGGGCAGGAAACCTCGAGTACTCGTCCGCCGAAGTCCAGAGGCCCACGTCCGTGGACCAGCTGCGGGAGCTTGTTGCCAACGCGTCGCGGATCAAGGCCCTCGGTTCCCGCCACTCGTTCAACAACGTCGCAGACACCGATGGCATCCACCTTCTCCTGGATGCCTTGCCCCAGGAAATCTCACTTGATCCCTCAAAGGGCACCGTCAAGGTCAGCGGCGGCATCAGCTATGGCGCACTATGCCGGGCAGTTGAGGAACAGGGTTATGCCATCCACAACCTCGCCTCGCTCCCCCACATCTCGGTAGCGGGAGCCATCCAAACCGGGACGCACGGCAGTGGTGTCGGCAATCCCTCCCTGGCTGGCGCCGTCGAAAGCATTAATCTGGTGCGTGCAAACGGCGAGCTAGTGACGCTTACGCCGGACGACGACGAGTTCCTCGCCAGCGTTGTGGGACTCGGCGCCCTTGGGATCGTCACAGGACTGGAATTGGCCGTCCGGCCGAGCTATCAGATGCGGCAGCGTGTGCTCACGGGACTTCCATGGGAGCGGGCCCTGTCTGACTTCGCAAACATCGCATCTGCCGCGTACAGCGTCAGCTTCTTCACCAATTACACCGGCGAGTCCATCCCGCAGGTCTGGCTCAAGGCGCTGGACACCGAAGCTCCGTTGCCGGACCTGTTCGGAGCAACCGCAGCCACGACGGCGATGCATCCTTTGCCGGACATGTCTGCGGAGAACTGCACGGGGCAGCTGGACGAGCCCGGCAAATGGCTGGACCGCCTGCCGCATTTCCGCCACGAATTCACACCAAGCAACGGTGAGGAGCTGCAGAGCGAATTCCTGCTGCCATTGGAGCACGCACCCGCAGCGCTTGAAGCTGTCCGAGAGCTGGCGGACAAGCTGGCACCCCTGCTGTTCATCTCCGAAATCCGGACAGTAGCCGCTGATGAGTTCTGGCTCAGCCCGTTCTATCGGCAGCAAAGCGTCGCCCTTCACTTCACGTGGAAGCCACTGCAAGCCCAGGTGGAAGCGGTACTGCCGGAACTGGAGGAAGCACTGCGTCCCTTCGGCGCGAGGCCGCACTGGGGCAAGCTCTTCACGCCAAGCCTGTACGACTTCGCCGCTCTCTATCCGCGCTTCGAGGACTTCTGCAGCCTCGCCGTCACCAAGGACCCTTCGGGCAAGTTCCGGAATGACCTGCTGGAAAGTGTGCTGGGCATCTCTGCGGCGACGCACGCCTAG
- a CDS encoding bile acid:sodium symporter family protein, with translation MLEATNSQTETSSPAPVNAALAAEAKIARIAVTVFPLLVVVAGVLGFLLPEAFKPMGVAVPYLLGVIMFCMGLTLTPPDFASVARRPWAVALGIVAHYVIMPGAGWLIAVLLQLPPELAVGLILVGCAPSGTASNVMAFLAKGDVALSVAVASVSTLIAPIVTPALTLLLAGSFLHIDAGAMVLDIVKTVLLPVIAGLLARLFLSKLVAKVLPALPWASAVVISLIVAIVVAGSASKIVAAGAIVFLAVVLHNGFGLGLGYLAGKLGRLDDKARRALAFEVGMQNSGLAATLATAHFSPLAALPSAVFSLWHNISGAIVAAWLARRPLKD, from the coding sequence ATGCTTGAGGCAACGAATTCCCAGACCGAAACTTCGTCCCCTGCGCCCGTCAACGCGGCCCTCGCCGCAGAGGCCAAGATCGCGCGGATAGCCGTGACGGTTTTCCCGCTCCTGGTTGTGGTGGCTGGCGTCCTCGGGTTCCTCCTTCCGGAAGCGTTCAAGCCCATGGGCGTCGCTGTTCCCTATCTGCTGGGCGTCATCATGTTCTGCATGGGCCTCACGCTTACGCCGCCTGACTTCGCTTCTGTGGCGCGACGGCCGTGGGCTGTGGCACTCGGCATCGTGGCGCACTACGTGATCATGCCTGGGGCAGGCTGGTTGATCGCTGTCTTGCTTCAACTACCGCCCGAGCTCGCTGTCGGCCTGATTCTTGTGGGCTGCGCACCGTCCGGTACGGCGTCCAACGTGATGGCCTTCCTGGCCAAGGGTGACGTGGCCTTGTCGGTCGCTGTTGCCTCGGTTTCCACGTTGATCGCTCCCATCGTCACGCCTGCACTTACGCTCCTGCTGGCCGGTTCGTTCCTGCACATTGATGCTGGCGCCATGGTGCTGGATATCGTGAAGACCGTGTTGCTTCCGGTCATCGCAGGCCTGCTCGCTCGACTCTTCCTGTCCAAGCTCGTCGCCAAGGTGCTTCCGGCACTTCCGTGGGCGTCCGCCGTCGTGATTTCACTGATCGTGGCGATCGTCGTGGCTGGCAGCGCCAGCAAGATCGTCGCAGCCGGCGCCATCGTGTTCCTGGCCGTCGTCCTCCACAATGGCTTTGGGCTGGGCCTGGGCTACCTGGCTGGGAAGCTCGGTCGTCTGGATGACAAGGCCCGCCGCGCCCTGGCCTTCGAAGTGGGCATGCAGAACTCCGGTCTGGCCGCGACCCTTGCCACGGCGCACTTCAGTCCGCTGGCTGCGCTGCCCTCTGCCGTCTTCTCCCTGTGGCACAACATCTCCGGCGCGATTGTCGCGGCCTGGCTGGCTCGCCGACCACTGAAGGACTAG
- a CDS encoding SulP family inorganic anion transporter, whose translation MTPEQLMSLRVTFRSPRRLLTESLAGLVVALALIPEAIAFSVIAGVDPRIGLFASFTMGVVTALVGGRPAMISAATGAVALVIAPVMKEHGLDYLIATIILAGVFQIILAVLGVTRLMRFIPRSVMIGFVNALAILVFISQMPELFNVPWMVYPIVAVGLAMVFGLPRLTTAIPAPLVAIVVITLVTVLGHIDVPTVSDKGELPHSLPGFFLPNVPLNLETFQIIAPFALSMALVGLLESLLTAKLVDDITDTRSNKTRVSWGQGVANIVTGFLGGLGGCAVIGQTMINVKGSGARSRLSTFLAGVFLLILVVVLGDVVGMIPMAALVAVMIFVSLITFNWHSVRPSTLKRLPKSETAVMLITVAAVVATHNLAVGVGVGVLTAMVLFARRVAHFATVERTELELNGETVATYTVDGELFFASSNDLYTQFDYAKDSSEGIDRVVIDLHNSHLWDASTIAVLDSVTEKYRNHGREVEFIGLNEASIHMRERLAGKLNG comes from the coding sequence ATGACTCCCGAGCAACTCATGTCACTGCGGGTGACTTTCCGCTCGCCCCGCCGCCTGCTGACGGAATCCCTGGCTGGACTGGTAGTTGCACTGGCGCTCATTCCGGAGGCCATTGCTTTTTCGGTGATCGCGGGGGTGGATCCCCGGATTGGTCTGTTCGCTTCCTTCACCATGGGCGTGGTGACTGCTCTCGTGGGTGGTCGTCCAGCCATGATCTCTGCAGCGACAGGGGCTGTGGCATTGGTCATCGCTCCCGTGATGAAGGAGCACGGACTCGACTACCTGATCGCCACGATCATCCTGGCAGGTGTCTTCCAGATCATCCTGGCTGTCCTCGGTGTCACGCGACTCATGCGCTTCATTCCGCGGTCGGTGATGATCGGCTTCGTGAACGCACTGGCAATTTTGGTGTTCATCTCCCAGATGCCCGAGCTCTTCAATGTCCCATGGATGGTCTATCCAATTGTTGCCGTGGGACTCGCCATGGTCTTTGGGCTACCCCGCCTGACCACGGCCATTCCTGCGCCGCTCGTGGCGATCGTGGTCATTACCCTGGTTACCGTTCTGGGGCATATCGATGTTCCCACGGTCAGTGACAAAGGCGAGCTCCCCCACAGCCTGCCGGGGTTCTTCCTGCCGAATGTCCCGCTGAACCTGGAGACGTTCCAGATCATTGCGCCCTTCGCATTGTCCATGGCCCTCGTTGGCCTGCTGGAATCACTCCTGACAGCCAAGCTCGTGGACGACATCACGGACACGCGGTCCAACAAGACACGGGTCTCCTGGGGTCAGGGGGTGGCCAACATTGTCACAGGATTCCTCGGGGGCTTGGGTGGCTGTGCCGTGATCGGACAGACCATGATCAACGTCAAGGGATCGGGCGCACGGAGCCGGCTCTCAACGTTCTTGGCGGGCGTGTTCCTGCTGATCCTGGTGGTAGTCCTTGGGGACGTTGTGGGCATGATTCCCATGGCGGCGCTTGTTGCCGTGATGATCTTCGTTTCCCTGATCACCTTCAACTGGCACTCTGTTCGGCCGTCCACCTTGAAGCGGCTACCCAAGTCAGAGACCGCCGTCATGCTGATCACTGTGGCCGCTGTTGTGGCAACACATAACCTGGCGGTGGGTGTCGGCGTCGGCGTTTTGACCGCGATGGTGCTGTTTGCGCGGCGTGTAGCCCACTTCGCCACCGTAGAGCGGACCGAACTGGAGCTCAACGGTGAGACGGTGGCAACGTACACGGTGGATGGCGAGCTCTTCTTCGCGTCGTCAAATGATCTGTACACACAGTTCGACTATGCAAAGGATTCCTCGGAAGGAATAGATCGCGTGGTCATCGATCTCCATAACTCGCACCTTTGGGATGCATCCACTATTGCTGTGCTGGACTCCGTCACTGAGAAGTACCGCAACCACGGGCGTGAGGTGGAGTTCATCGGGCTCAACGAAGCCAGTATCCACATGCGTGAGCGGCTCGCGGGGAAGCTGAACGGCTAA
- a CDS encoding RelA/SpoT domain-containing protein, with product MASNWDSLDQDQRDAVDANVALYERVRPALKRVTRDVLLTLRDMLNDAEVTPLFVTGRTKTVESFREKISRTDDPLEPGGPRVLKFPDPFRTLNDMVGIRVITKLPAENAAVANIIKRQRQLFDCRGDREKDIGSIESGTYGYSSRHLILRTIQNEAVKEYQHVFNPDMPANGSYFFECQIRTVFAHAWSEIEHDIRFKAEDPRAWTPHFDRQFTATAAMLETVESAFADLHERYEEVRSYWDLHGEGASPLTPNRVRDVWRTLLPHVDRKVDDDWGWAAELLAAHGLTKTVELAGLLSANRITEVRKALDHRYSPGPDRLLDDLLLWQYGTEHIDLTAEASDVVPHPRRDSLQRRLKQIERYRQTAL from the coding sequence ATGGCAAGCAATTGGGACAGCCTGGACCAGGACCAGCGCGATGCAGTGGATGCGAACGTGGCGCTCTATGAGCGCGTTCGCCCTGCCCTGAAGCGGGTCACACGGGATGTGCTGCTCACCCTCAGGGACATGCTCAACGACGCCGAGGTCACTCCCCTGTTTGTCACCGGACGAACCAAGACAGTGGAGTCGTTCCGCGAAAAAATCTCACGGACTGATGATCCTTTGGAGCCGGGCGGCCCGCGGGTCCTCAAATTCCCGGACCCTTTCCGCACCTTGAATGACATGGTCGGCATCCGCGTCATCACCAAACTGCCCGCCGAGAACGCAGCCGTAGCCAACATCATCAAGCGCCAGCGCCAGCTCTTCGATTGCCGCGGAGACCGCGAGAAGGACATCGGTTCCATCGAATCGGGTACTTACGGATACTCCAGCCGGCACCTCATCCTGCGCACCATCCAGAACGAGGCCGTCAAGGAGTATCAGCACGTCTTCAACCCGGACATGCCGGCCAACGGCAGCTACTTCTTCGAGTGCCAGATCCGCACGGTTTTTGCGCACGCCTGGAGCGAGATCGAGCATGATATCCGCTTCAAGGCGGAGGATCCGCGCGCCTGGACTCCGCATTTCGATCGCCAGTTCACCGCCACTGCGGCCATGCTGGAAACCGTGGAGAGCGCCTTCGCTGACCTCCACGAGCGCTACGAAGAGGTCAGAAGCTATTGGGACCTGCACGGCGAGGGTGCTTCCCCGCTGACTCCCAACCGGGTTCGGGACGTCTGGCGTACGCTCCTTCCCCACGTTGACCGTAAAGTTGATGACGACTGGGGGTGGGCTGCCGAACTCCTTGCGGCCCACGGACTCACCAAAACCGTGGAACTCGCGGGGCTCTTGAGTGCCAACCGGATCACAGAGGTCCGCAAAGCCCTGGATCACCGCTACTCCCCGGGCCCCGACCGCCTCCTGGATGACCTCCTGCTGTGGCAGTACGGAACCGAACATATTGACCTCACCGCTGAGGCGTCCGACGTCGTCCCGCACCCGCGGCGCGACAGCCTCCAGCGGCGTCTAAAGCAGATTGAGCGTTACCGCCAGACTGCACTGTAA